A window from Triticum aestivum cultivar Chinese Spring chromosome 6D, IWGSC CS RefSeq v2.1, whole genome shotgun sequence encodes these proteins:
- the LOC123143554 gene encoding ribosome biogenesis regulatory protein homolog → MAEEAAAAASASATNFEVDLGHLMAYDPSHHLAAGAASSRAELRDECLRKATELAQAVANALFSLPATEGRDGPVVRLPPPTNRLPREKHLPRPKPPTKWEQFAKSKGIIKHKKNKRAWDEQTNSWKRTYGYDRVNDDRDVPIIEAKLTDEPGVDPFAQRREEKKGRVDKQEKNRLGNLKNAAKVGALPSHIQLAATSVPITGTKADLPRKAKKEDLENVAGMASAATASGGKFDKKLPGEKPLKKAGKNRKFLPVVEGKGMGNLEKQQNDKILNSLLAKNFEEPLDVSKAITMYKVKKDNKRRKDKQSSSSGSSKLKPQKKIHKKSSKKTA, encoded by the exons ATGGCGgaagaagccgccgccgccgcctccgcgtccgccaccaACTTCGAGGTGGACCTGGGCCACCTCATGGCCTACGACCCCTCGCaccacctcgccgccggcgccgcgtCGTCCCGGGCGGAGCTGCGGGACGAGTGCCTGCGGAAGGCCACGGAGCTCGCGCAGGCCGTCGCCAACGCCCTCTTCTCGCTGCCCGCCACCGAGGGCCGCGACGGCCCCGTCgtccgcctcccgccgcccaccaacCGCCTGCCCCGCGAGAAGCAT TTACCAAGGCCAAAGCCTCCTACCAAGTGGGAGCAGTTCGCAAAGTCGAAAG GGATTATCAAGCACAAGAAGAACAAGCGTGCATGGGATGAGCAAACTAATTCCTGGAAGCGGACGTATGGCTATGATCGTGTTAATGATGATAGGGACGTTCCCATCATTGAAGCCAAATTGACAGACG AGCCTGGTGTTGATCCTTTTGCTCAAAGAAGGGAAGAGAAGAAGGGCAGGgtcgataaacaagaaaagaacagACTTGGGAATTTGAAGAATGCTGCAAAAGTTGGTGCTCTGCCAAG TCATATACAGCTCGCTGCCACGTCCGTGCCCATCACAGGAACTAAAGCTGATCTGCCAAGAAAAGCTAAGAAGGAAGACCTCGAGAATGTCGCTGGTATGGCTTCTGCAGCAACGGCTAGCGGTGGGAAGTTCGACAAAAAGTTGCCTGGCGAGAAACCTCTCAAGAAGGCTGGCAAAAACAGAAAG TTCCTCCCTGTTGTTGAAGGGAAAGGAATGGGCAACCTGGAGAAACAGCAAAACGACAAGATCCTGAACAGTCTACTGGCCAAGAACTTCGAGGAACCGTTGGATGTCAGCAAG GCAATCACGATGTACAAGGTGAAGAAGGACAACAAGAGGAGGAAAGACAAGCAATCGTCGTCATCCGGATCAAGTAAGTTGAAGCCCCAGAAGAAAATCCACAAGAAATCTTCAAAGAAAACCGCTTAG
- the LOC123143556 gene encoding small nuclear ribonucleoprotein E, with protein sequence MASTKVQRIMTQPINLIFRFLQSKARIQIWLFEQKDVRIEGRIIVFDEYMNLVLEDAEEINIKKDTRKSLGRILLKGDNITLMMNTGK encoded by the exons ATGGCGTCCACCAAGGTGCAGCGGATCATGACCCAGCCCATCAACCTCATCTTCCGCTTCCTCCAGAGC AAGGCGCGCATCCAGATCTGGCTCTTCGAGCAGAAGGACGTGCGGATCGAGGGCAGGATCATC GTCTTCGATGAATACATGAATCTGGTCTTGGAGGATGCTGAGGAGATCAACATCAAGAAAGACACTAGGAAGTCTCTTG GTCGGATCCTCTTGAAAGGAGATAACATTACACTAATGATGAACAC GGGGAAGTAA
- the LOC123143555 gene encoding uncharacterized protein, translating into MGLPFSALNKLGVPGLGAVTTGQVYDRHFKDRDTGTFKDFHLAYVEFCKYFNTVLPGQDFDTPDRGELEAFHKKWAVADEPGRKKMFIEYMQENVHEAKVDDSLFIMAGLAAPAAAIIAKKSGESIPQVKKFKVHLIPNVIFVPVCTLVAIMGATAVQMSKKSKDNNKPTS; encoded by the exons ATGGGTCTTCCCTTCAGTGCGTTAAACAAGTTAG GAGTGCCAGGGTTGGGCGCAGTAACAACCGGACAAGTTTATGATCGACATTTTAAGGACAGGGACACGGGCACCTTTAAAGACTTTCATCTTGCATATGTCGAATTCTGCAA GTATTTCAACACTGTGTTGCCTGGCCAAGATTTTGATACTCCGGACCGTGGGGAACTAGAG GCATTCCATAAAAAATGGGCAGTGGCGGACGAGCCTGGAAGGAAGAAGATGTTCATCGAGTATATGCAGGAAAACGTCCACGAGGCCAAAGTTGACGACAGCCTCTTCATCATGGCCGGCCTGGCTGCGCCAGCGGCGGCCATCATCGCCAAGAAGAGCGGCGAGAGCATCCCGCAGGTCAAGAAGTTCAAGGTGCATCTAATCCCCAACGTCATCTTTGTGCCGGTGTGCACGCTGGTTGCCATCATGGGTGCCACTGCAGTTCAGATGAGCAAGAAGAGCAAAGACAACAACAAGCCTACGAGTTGA